A region of Rhodospirillales bacterium DNA encodes the following proteins:
- a CDS encoding 2-hydroxychromene-2-carboxylate isomerase, with amino-acid sequence MTAPVVDFWYEFGSTYSYLAAERVEGVARVMGVAVRWRPFLLGPIFGAQGWTTSPFNLYPAKGANMWRDMERQARRHNLLWRRPSTLPRNGLRAARVALIGADEGWIANFSRAVFRSNFIEDLDIGEADVIAGVLERLRLPADILARAETAENKLRLKAQTDAAIALGVYGAPSFSVGEELFWGHDRMEQAFDWAKAPWL; translated from the coding sequence ATGACCGCGCCGGTGGTGGATTTCTGGTACGAGTTCGGCAGCACCTACTCCTACCTCGCGGCCGAGCGCGTCGAGGGCGTCGCCCGCGTGATGGGCGTGGCGGTGCGCTGGCGGCCGTTCCTGCTCGGCCCGATCTTCGGCGCGCAGGGCTGGACGACGTCGCCGTTCAACCTCTACCCCGCCAAGGGCGCCAACATGTGGCGCGACATGGAGCGGCAGGCGCGCCGCCACAACCTGCTCTGGCGCAGACCGTCGACCCTGCCGCGCAACGGGCTGCGCGCCGCGCGCGTGGCCCTGATCGGCGCCGACGAGGGCTGGATCGCCAATTTCAGCCGCGCCGTGTTCCGCTCCAACTTCATCGAGGATCTCGACATCGGCGAGGCCGATGTGATCGCCGGCGTGCTGGAGCGGCTGCGGCTGCCGGCCGACATCCTCGCGCGCGCCGAGACGGCGGAGAACAAGCTACGGCTCAAGGCGCAGACCGACGCCGCCATCGCGCTGGGCGTCTACGGCGCGCCGTCGTTCAGCGTCGGCGAAGAGCTGTTCTGGGGCCACGACCGCATGGAGCAGGCGTTCGACTGGGCCAAGGCGCCCTGGCTCTGA
- a CDS encoding beta-lactamase family protein, giving the protein MAYPLPSADIATLGFRVEQIDRLCAFIDKQIADGHYPGCQIALARHGKLAMTRSFGDATLDPARKAADDTLWLLYSNTKVVLGTTMWALAERGAFRFADRVSDHVPEFSRNGKKEITLLQVLTHQGGFPNAVVRKDAWDDHAKLRQVVSDFSLEWTPGSRVHYHGLSAHWVAAVVIEAVTGKDFRDVVRELLIHPLGLGDDLFMGVGPAQAARVSDMHAPPAGGGAPRLEPDNNTPEWRRAGIPGGGAYGTARAMAALYQMMLAGGELGGARIVSPRTLQYAIRNWTGDRVDEYMGMPMHRGIGPHLRGQTETIRGMGTFASPRAFGHGGVGTSYCWGDPDSGVSFAYITNNRVPDPWHSWRLDHIANFVHTAIL; this is encoded by the coding sequence ATGGCCTATCCGCTTCCGTCCGCCGACATCGCGACGCTCGGCTTCCGCGTCGAGCAGATCGACCGGCTGTGCGCCTTCATCGACAAGCAGATCGCCGACGGCCACTACCCCGGCTGCCAGATCGCGCTGGCGCGGCACGGCAAGCTGGCGATGACGCGCAGCTTCGGCGACGCCACGCTCGATCCCGCGCGCAAGGCCGCCGACGACACGCTGTGGCTGCTGTACTCGAACACCAAGGTCGTGCTCGGCACGACGATGTGGGCGCTGGCCGAGCGCGGCGCCTTCCGCTTCGCCGACCGCGTGTCGGACCACGTCCCCGAATTCTCGCGCAACGGCAAGAAGGAGATCACGCTGCTGCAGGTGCTGACCCACCAGGGCGGCTTCCCCAACGCGGTCGTGCGCAAGGACGCGTGGGACGACCACGCCAAGCTACGGCAGGTCGTGAGCGACTTCTCGCTGGAGTGGACCCCGGGCTCGCGCGTCCACTACCACGGCCTGTCGGCGCACTGGGTCGCCGCCGTCGTGATCGAGGCCGTCACGGGCAAGGATTTCCGCGACGTGGTGCGCGAGCTGCTGATCCACCCGCTCGGCCTCGGCGACGACCTGTTCATGGGCGTCGGGCCGGCCCAGGCGGCGCGCGTGTCGGACATGCACGCGCCGCCGGCCGGCGGCGGGGCGCCGCGCCTCGAGCCCGACAACAACACGCCGGAGTGGCGCCGGGCCGGCATTCCCGGCGGCGGCGCCTACGGCACGGCACGCGCCATGGCGGCGCTGTACCAGATGATGCTGGCCGGCGGCGAACTGGGCGGCGCGCGCATCGTCTCGCCGCGCACGCTGCAATACGCCATCCGCAACTGGACCGGCGACCGCGTCGACGAGTACATGGGCATGCCGATGCACCGCGGCATCGGTCCGCATCTGCGCGGCCAGACCGAGACCATCCGCGGGATGGGCACGTTCGCCTCGCCGCGCGCCTTCGGCCACGGCGGCGTCGGGACGTCCTATTGCTGGGGCGATCCGGATTCGGGCGTGTCGTTCGCCTACATCACCAACAACCGCGTGCCCGATCCGTGGCATAGCTGGCGGCTGGACCACATCGCCAACTTCGTGCACACGGCGATCCTCTAG
- a CDS encoding MFS transporter — protein MRSGRGWLPVGLVALCFALGVVARGLNDSFSVFVPPLQAAFDADRASITGIYGASMLGIGFGGPLAGWLVDRLGPRGVAVGGVLCAGATALLAPRADALWQLYGAIGVGLGGSSAALGGVFQATILGRWFTDRLGTALAVAYSANGVGVMLIAPLAQRLIEARDWRFALSTIGFGVLALAPLVLLLPWRRIAAGDPAIMATRAAGATGAAAGRTVAQALRDPPFWNLTVTFALTSVAIYVLTPQVNAYLIQRGFTPAGAADAYALMAVLMPVGMIGFNWLADRGGRVFGAVAAYACTAVGIAALWWVRGPADWIALGAFVVLFGSTMGSRGPMIATLAAIRYRGPHLGRIYGLVTFGMGVGAAAGAWLGGLAYDLTGGYGGVFALSLTALGAGATGLVWETRARTRPG, from the coding sequence GTGCGGAGCGGGAGGGGATGGCTGCCGGTCGGGCTCGTGGCGCTGTGCTTCGCGCTCGGCGTCGTGGCGCGCGGCCTCAACGACTCGTTCTCGGTGTTCGTGCCGCCGCTGCAGGCCGCCTTCGACGCCGACCGCGCCTCGATCACCGGGATCTACGGCGCGTCCATGCTCGGTATCGGTTTCGGCGGACCGTTGGCCGGTTGGCTTGTCGACCGGCTCGGGCCGCGCGGCGTCGCGGTCGGCGGCGTGCTGTGCGCGGGCGCGACGGCGCTGCTGGCGCCGCGAGCCGACGCCCTGTGGCAGCTCTACGGGGCGATCGGCGTCGGCCTCGGCGGCAGCTCGGCGGCGCTCGGCGGTGTGTTCCAGGCGACCATCCTCGGCCGCTGGTTCACCGACCGTCTCGGCACCGCGCTGGCGGTGGCGTATTCGGCCAACGGCGTCGGCGTCATGCTGATCGCGCCGCTGGCGCAGCGCCTGATAGAGGCGCGCGACTGGCGCTTCGCGCTGTCGACGATCGGGTTCGGCGTGCTCGCGCTGGCGCCGCTCGTGCTTCTGCTGCCGTGGCGGCGCATCGCCGCCGGCGATCCCGCGATCATGGCGACGCGCGCGGCGGGTGCGACCGGCGCCGCCGCCGGGCGGACGGTGGCGCAGGCGCTGCGCGATCCGCCGTTCTGGAACCTGACCGTCACCTTCGCGCTGACCTCGGTGGCGATCTACGTGCTGACGCCACAGGTCAACGCCTACCTGATCCAACGCGGCTTCACCCCCGCGGGCGCGGCCGACGCCTACGCGCTGATGGCGGTGCTGATGCCGGTCGGCATGATCGGCTTTAACTGGCTCGCCGACCGCGGCGGGCGCGTCTTCGGCGCCGTCGCGGCGTACGCCTGCACCGCCGTCGGCATCGCCGCCCTGTGGTGGGTGCGCGGACCGGCGGACTGGATCGCGCTGGGCGCCTTCGTGGTCCTGTTCGGATCGACGATGGGCTCGCGTGGGCCGATGATCGCCACGCTCGCCGCCATCCGCTACCGCGGCCCGCATCTCGGCCGCATCTACGGCCTCGTCACCTTCGGCATGGGCGTCGGCGCCGCCGCCGGCGCCTGGCTGGGCGGGCTCGCCTACGATCTCACCGGCGGCTACGGCGGCGTCTTCGCGCTGTCGCTCACCGCCCTGGGCGCGGGCGCCACCGGCCTTGTGTGGGAGACGCGCGCGCGGACCCGGCCCGGCTAG
- a CDS encoding NYN domain-containing protein, which translates to MPATMSNMMLKTVVLLDGGNLRKSAQELGFQYHNDFVERFAWSCVDHDREHVLRILYYDCAPFAGEVTLPISGERRVFESGDGWLRDLAQRERFAVRRGVLKFRGYRLRRGVQAAPGQALTDDDFAPDFEQKGVDVRIALDVASYAHLPSIDQIVLASQDTDLVPAMKYARRLGKQMVIASLGNLRRLPGELYEHSDDARTILPERLA; encoded by the coding sequence ATGCCCGCGACCATGTCCAACATGATGCTCAAGACCGTCGTTCTGCTCGACGGCGGCAACCTCCGGAAGAGCGCCCAGGAACTCGGATTCCAGTACCACAACGACTTCGTGGAGCGTTTCGCGTGGTCGTGCGTCGACCATGATCGAGAGCACGTGCTGCGCATCCTGTACTACGATTGCGCGCCGTTCGCGGGCGAGGTCACACTGCCGATCTCCGGCGAGCGCCGGGTCTTCGAGTCGGGCGACGGCTGGTTGCGCGATCTGGCCCAGCGCGAACGTTTCGCTGTGCGACGCGGCGTGCTGAAATTCCGCGGCTACAGGTTGCGCCGCGGCGTGCAGGCGGCGCCCGGCCAGGCGCTGACCGACGACGATTTCGCGCCGGATTTCGAGCAGAAGGGCGTCGACGTGCGGATCGCGCTCGACGTCGCGTCATACGCCCATCTGCCATCGATCGACCAGATCGTGCTGGCGTCGCAGGACACCGACCTGGTGCCGGCGATGAAGTACGCGCGGCGCCTCGGCAAGCAGATGGTGATCGCGTCGCTGGGAAATCTGCGCCGTCTGCCGGGCGAGCTCTACGAGCATTCGGACGACGCGCGCACGATCCTGCCGGAACGCCTGGCCTGA
- a CDS encoding ABC transporter permease produces the protein MSVVEALRSALDALRANVLRSVLTMLGIIIGVTAVIVMVAVGSGARARVMQQIQSLGANLIIVVSGSVTSGGVRMGVGSRWTLSEEDGAALVREIPAIQIATGTVRGSAQIVAAGANWSTVVLGVGPGYLEAREWELAAGRDFTAQEYSGAGKVALIGETVARNLFGEGVDPVGQTVRVRATPFTVVGTLARKGQNTQGQDQDDTVIVPVATAKQKVLGTSRANARAVAALLVKVRDGEDMAEAERQMAELLRQRHRLTPAQENDFWIRNLTEVAQTQEESARTLAVLLAAVAGVSLLVGGIGIMNIMLVSVTERTREIGLRLAIGARRRDILNQFLIEATTLAAIGGAIGVVLGVAGSALAAHLAGWPTLIRWEVVGAAVGFSALIGVFFGFYPAQRASRLDPIEALRHE, from the coding sequence GTGAGCGTCGTCGAGGCGCTGCGTTCGGCGCTCGACGCCCTGCGCGCCAACGTGCTGCGCAGCGTGCTCACCATGCTCGGGATCATCATCGGCGTGACCGCCGTGATCGTGATGGTCGCGGTCGGCTCCGGCGCGCGCGCGCGCGTGATGCAGCAGATCCAGAGCCTCGGCGCCAACCTCATCATCGTCGTGTCCGGCAGCGTCACGTCGGGCGGCGTGCGCATGGGCGTCGGCTCGCGCTGGACGCTCTCCGAGGAGGACGGCGCGGCGCTGGTGCGCGAGATCCCGGCGATCCAGATCGCCACCGGCACGGTGCGCGGCTCGGCCCAGATCGTCGCCGCCGGCGCCAACTGGTCGACGGTCGTGCTCGGCGTCGGCCCCGGTTACCTCGAGGCGCGCGAATGGGAGCTGGCGGCCGGCCGCGACTTCACGGCGCAGGAGTATTCCGGCGCCGGAAAGGTCGCCCTGATCGGCGAGACGGTGGCCAGGAACCTGTTCGGCGAGGGCGTCGATCCGGTCGGCCAGACCGTGCGCGTCCGCGCCACGCCGTTCACCGTCGTCGGCACGCTGGCACGCAAGGGCCAGAACACCCAGGGCCAGGACCAGGACGACACCGTCATCGTGCCCGTGGCGACCGCCAAGCAGAAGGTGCTCGGCACCAGCCGCGCCAACGCCCGCGCGGTGGCCGCCCTGCTGGTGAAGGTGCGCGACGGCGAGGACATGGCCGAGGCCGAGCGGCAGATGGCCGAGCTGCTGCGCCAACGCCACCGGCTGACGCCGGCGCAGGAGAACGATTTCTGGATCCGCAACCTGACCGAGGTGGCGCAGACCCAGGAGGAGTCCGCCCGCACGCTGGCGGTGCTGCTCGCGGCCGTCGCCGGCGTGTCGTTGCTGGTCGGCGGCATCGGCATCATGAACATCATGCTGGTGTCGGTGACCGAGCGGACGCGCGAGATCGGCCTGCGGCTGGCGATCGGCGCTCGGCGCCGCGACATCCTCAACCAGTTCCTGATCGAGGCGACGACCCTGGCGGCGATCGGCGGCGCCATCGGCGTCGTGCTGGGCGTCGCCGGCTCGGCGCTGGCGGCCCATCTGGCGGGCTGGCCGACACTGATCCGGTGGGAGGTGGTCGGCGCCGCGGTCGGCTTCAGCGCCCTGATCGGCGTGTTCTTCGGCTTCTATCCCGCCCAGCGCGCCTCGCGCCTCGATCCGATCGAGGCGCTACGGCACGAGTAG
- a CDS encoding ABC transporter ATP-binding protein — MGDLRPLIETRELAKTYVMGDQRVRALRRVSIDIARGDFAAVMGPSGSGKSTFMNLVGCLDTPTKGDYAIDGEAVSGLSPDRLAELRNRKIGFVFQSFNLLPRSTALANVALPMVYAGADRATREARARRALETVGLGGRVDHRPSQLSGGQQQRVAIARALVNDPALLLADEPTGALDTRTSLEIMALFQTLNRGGQTVVIVTHEPDVAAFASRVVRFRDGKVVDDRRQAPLDAVAQLAALGAAAPEEAA, encoded by the coding sequence ATGGGCGACCTCCGGCCGCTGATCGAGACCCGCGAGCTCGCCAAGACCTACGTCATGGGCGACCAGCGCGTGCGCGCGCTGCGGCGCGTGTCGATCGACATCGCGCGCGGAGATTTCGCGGCCGTGATGGGGCCGTCGGGCTCCGGCAAGTCGACCTTCATGAACCTCGTGGGCTGCCTCGACACCCCGACCAAGGGCGACTACGCGATCGACGGCGAGGCGGTCTCCGGCCTGTCGCCCGACCGGCTGGCGGAGCTGCGCAACCGCAAGATCGGCTTCGTGTTCCAGTCGTTCAACCTGCTGCCGCGGTCGACGGCGCTCGCGAACGTGGCGCTGCCGATGGTCTACGCCGGCGCCGACCGGGCGACGCGCGAGGCCCGCGCCCGGCGCGCGCTCGAGACGGTCGGGCTGGGCGGCCGCGTCGACCACCGGCCGTCGCAGCTCTCCGGCGGGCAGCAGCAGCGCGTGGCGATCGCGCGCGCGCTGGTCAACGATCCGGCGCTGCTTCTGGCCGACGAGCCGACCGGCGCGCTCGACACGCGCACCAGCCTCGAGATCATGGCGTTGTTCCAGACGCTGAACCGCGGCGGGCAGACGGTCGTGATCGTGACCCACGAGCCCGACGTCGCGGCCTTCGCCAGCCGCGTCGTGCGGTTCCGCGACGGGAAGGTCGTCGACGACCGCCGCCAGGCGCCGCTCGACGCAGTGGCGCAGCTCGCCGCGCTCGGCGCGGCGGCGCCGGAGGAGGCGGCGTGA
- a CDS encoding HlyD family secretion protein gives MALASALARARWIWIGGLAIAAAAGAGYFYVQRGDPPPKYRLAKVERGPIVSTITATGTVNPVVSVVVGSQLSGQIVELKADFNTQVKADQELARLDIEQIDARLLSARADLAAARAQVESQKAQIERAAAEIENIQAALSTAESDAVRKESLARGGIGPVAESERARNAAISARAALRSAEASLKVAKAQLLNLEASVQQREAAVVQVEVDIKRSVIRSPIDGVVVQRNVDVGQTVAASLQSPVLFTIAQDLRKMEVHTTVDEADIGRVRPGMEVGFTVNAYPNERFPGRVAQVRLAPINIQNVITYTVVISADNGQLKLLPGMTATVTITTDKRDDVLKVVNAALRYRPPGRAAVASAAPAAGGEGPAAGGGGQAAGGGGQTGGGDARARAEALKKALVEGLSLDQAQREELDRIFAQSGAETRALFTGGAPPEERRAKLAQIREAATRRIDAMLTAEQKPKYAAMRAAQAGGAPGELHVVGPDGLPRTLRVRLGATDGNVTEVSGPDVKPGLEVIVGGGPRAAAAPPPAARLLIRRGRAWATSGR, from the coding sequence ATGGCCCTAGCCAGCGCCTTGGCGCGCGCACGCTGGATCTGGATAGGCGGCCTGGCCATCGCGGCCGCCGCCGGCGCAGGCTATTTCTATGTCCAGCGCGGCGATCCGCCGCCGAAGTACCGCCTCGCCAAGGTCGAGCGGGGGCCGATCGTCAGCACGATCACCGCGACCGGCACGGTCAACCCCGTCGTGTCGGTGGTGGTCGGTTCGCAGCTGTCCGGTCAGATCGTCGAGCTGAAGGCGGATTTCAACACCCAGGTCAAAGCCGACCAGGAGCTGGCGCGGCTCGACATCGAGCAGATCGACGCCCGCCTGCTGTCCGCCCGCGCCGACCTCGCCGCCGCGCGGGCGCAGGTCGAGAGCCAGAAGGCGCAGATCGAGCGCGCGGCCGCCGAGATCGAGAACATCCAGGCCGCGCTCTCCACCGCCGAGAGCGACGCCGTCCGCAAGGAGTCGCTGGCGCGCGGCGGCATCGGTCCGGTCGCGGAGTCCGAACGGGCGCGCAACGCCGCCATCTCGGCGCGCGCCGCGCTGCGGTCCGCGGAGGCCAGCCTGAAGGTCGCGAAGGCGCAGCTGCTGAACCTGGAGGCGTCGGTCCAGCAGCGCGAGGCCGCCGTCGTCCAGGTCGAGGTCGACATCAAGCGGTCCGTCATCCGCTCGCCGATCGACGGCGTGGTCGTGCAGCGCAACGTCGACGTCGGCCAGACCGTGGCCGCCAGCCTGCAGTCCCCAGTGCTGTTCACGATCGCGCAGGACCTTCGGAAGATGGAGGTCCACACCACGGTCGACGAGGCGGACATCGGCCGCGTGCGTCCGGGCATGGAGGTGGGGTTCACGGTGAACGCCTACCCGAACGAGCGCTTCCCCGGCCGCGTCGCGCAGGTCCGGTTGGCGCCGATCAACATCCAGAACGTGATCACCTACACGGTCGTCATCTCGGCCGACAACGGCCAGCTCAAGCTGCTGCCGGGCATGACCGCGACCGTGACGATCACGACCGACAAGCGCGACGACGTGTTGAAGGTGGTGAACGCCGCGCTGCGGTACCGCCCGCCCGGACGCGCCGCGGTGGCGTCGGCGGCGCCCGCCGCTGGCGGCGAGGGCCCTGCGGCCGGCGGCGGCGGCCAGGCGGCCGGTGGCGGCGGTCAGACGGGCGGGGGCGACGCGCGCGCGCGCGCCGAAGCGCTCAAGAAGGCCCTTGTCGAAGGTCTGTCGCTCGATCAGGCGCAGCGGGAGGAACTCGACCGGATCTTCGCGCAGAGCGGCGCCGAGACGCGAGCGCTGTTCACCGGCGGCGCCCCGCCCGAGGAACGGCGCGCGAAACTCGCGCAGATCCGCGAGGCGGCCACGAGGCGGATCGACGCGATGCTGACGGCGGAGCAGAAGCCGAAATACGCGGCGATGCGCGCGGCGCAGGCCGGCGGCGCGCCGGGCGAGCTGCACGTGGTCGGTCCCGACGGACTGCCGCGGACGCTGCGCGTGCGCCTCGGCGCGACCGACGGCAACGTCACCGAGGTTTCCGGACCCGACGTCAAACCCGGGCTGGAGGTGATCGTCGGCGGCGGTCCGCGGGCGGCCGCGGCGCCGCCGCCCGCGGCTCGGCTTCTGATCCGGCGGGGCCGCGCATGGGCGACCTCCGGCCGCTGA